In Candidatus Latescibacterota bacterium, the sequence GATCGGAGAAGTGATCGCCGGAATTCTCCCGTCGGTTCACGGAGTCATAGTGGTCGATGATGGTTCGAGCGACCGTACTGTGGAAGTTGCAAGGCAGGCGGGCGCG encodes:
- a CDS encoding glycosyltransferase; this translates as MLDGQKILVIIPALNEERKIGEVIAGILPSVHGVIVVDDGSSDRTVEVARQAGA